In the genome of Egicoccus sp. AB-alg2, the window GGGCTCGCCTTCTGGCTCGACCGCGCCCACCACCTGGTGCTGCCGGTCGCCTCGCTGGCGATCTTCTCCGTGGCGAGCTACAGCCGCTACATGCGTGCCTCGATGCTCGAGGTCATGTCCTCGGACTACATCCGCACCGCACGGGCCAAGGGCCTGCCGGAACGCAAGATCACCACGCGGCACATCATGCGCAACGCGCTGATCCCGACCGTCACCGTCGCCGCGCTCTCGTTCGGCACCCTGATCTCCGGCGCCATCGTGATCGAGACCGTGTTCGGGCTCGACGGGATGGGCCGCTACTTCATCAACTACCTCGGCCGCCGTGACCCCTACCCGATCATGGCCTGGCTGGTCATCGTCGGCTTCTTCCTGATGGTCGCGAACCTCGTGGCCGACCTGCTGTACGGCTACCTCGACCCGAGGATCCGCTATGAGTGACTCGTCGACGCCCCGGGACCGCGGCGGCGCGCTCCCGCAGGAGATCCCGGTCAACGGGGGCGCCGGTGGCGCGGAGATCGCGACGGACGACGCCCGGCTGCGTACCCCGGACGAGCCCGCCGTCGAGGACCCCGAGTACCACGACGGCAGCCAGATCGTCGTCCGCAGCCAGTGGCAGCTGTTCCGCCGACGCTTCTTCCGCCACAAGCTCGCCATGGGCAGCCTGCTGTTCCTCGTCGTCGTCGCGCTCGTGGCCCTGAACGCGGAACGCATCGCTCCCTATGGCTACGCCGAGATCAACGTCATCGACCGGTCGCTGTCGCCGACGTTCGAGAACTGGCACCTCTTCGGGACGGACCAGCTCGGACGCGACTACTTCAGCCGCGTCATCTACGGCACCCGGGTCTCGCTGCAGGTCGCCGGGGTCGTCGCGATCCTGACCACCCTCATCGGCACCGTGATCGGCGCGATCGCCGGGTTCTACCGCGGCTGGATCGATGCCATCCTGATGCGGCTCACCGACCTGGTCGTCATCGTGCCCCTGCTGGCCGTGCTGCTGATCGCCGCCGCGTTCCTGGGCCAGGGCCAGCCGATGCGCATCGCCATGATCATCGCGCTGTTGGTCTGGCCGACGCTCGCCCGCATTGTGCGCGGCATCTTCCTGAGCCTGCGCGAGAAGGAGTACGTCCAGGCGGCCCGCGCCTCGGGTGCGGGTGACCTGCGGATCATGTTCCGCCATATGCTGCCCAACACCATGGGCCCGATCCTGGTGAACATGACGCTGGTCCTCGCCTCGGCGATCCTCCTGGAAGCCACGCTGGCGTTCCTCGGCCAGGGCGTGAACCCGCCGACGCCGGCGCTGGGACTGCTCATCAACGAGGGCCGCAGCTCCATGCAGACCCAGTGGTGGCTGGTCGTGATGCCGGGCCTGGCCATCGTGGCCATCGCCCTGGCCATCAACTTCGTCGGCGACGGGCTGCGCGACGCGCTCGACCCGACCCAGCAGGAGAAGTGATGGGCGCCGAGCCGCAGTTCGTCGACGCACCGGCCGCGGACCCCGGTGTCCAGCCCCTGCTGTCGATCCGCGACCTGGTCACGGAATTCAAGACCCCGGACGGGATCGTCCATGCCGTCGACGGGGTCAGCTACGAGGTCTACCCCGGCGAGACCCTCGGCGTGGTCGGGGAATCCGGCTCCGGCAAGTCGGTCACGGTCATGAGCGTCCTGGGGCTCATCCCCCAGCCGCCGGGACGCATCGTGCGGGGCGAGATCCTGCTCGAGGGACGCAACCTCCTCGAGCTGTCCCCCAAGGAGATGCGCCGGGTCCGCGGCAAGGACGTCGCGATGATCTTCCAGGACCCGATGACGTCGCTCAACCCGGTGCTCACCGTCGGCGACCAGCTGGCCGAGGCCGTCCTGGTCCACGACGACGTCAGCGCCGACGTGGCCCGCAAGCGCGTCGTCGAGTTGCTCGAGCTGGTCGGCGTGCCCAACGCCGACCAGCGCTTCGACCAGTACCCGCACGAGTACTCGGGCGGTATGCGCCAGCGCGCCATGATCGCCATGGCGATGGCCAACCGACCGAAGATCCTCATCGCCGACGAGCCCACCACGGCGCTGGACGTCACCATCCAGGCCCAGGTCCTCGAGGTGCTGCACAAGGCCAAGGAAGAGACCAACGCCGGTGTGGTGCTGATCACGCACGACCTCGGCGTCATCGCGGAGATGGCCGACCGCGTCGTCGTGATGTACGGCGGGCGTGTCGTGGAGATGGGGACGGTCGACGAGATCTTCCACTCCCCCAAGCACCCCTACACGCTCGGTCTGCTGTCCAGCCTGCCGCGGCCGGACCAGGACATGGACCGTCTCGTGCCGATCCCCGGCCAGCCGCCCAGCCTCATCAACCTGCCCAGCGGCTGCTCGTTCCACCCGCGCTGCCACCTCGGCGAGGGCCGGCGCACGTGCCGCACGGAGGACCCGCCGTTGTTCCAGCTCGGGCCCATGCGGGGCTCGGCCTGCCACTTCCACCAGGAGATGGAGGACGAGATCCACCGCATCGAGGACACGACCGGGACCACCATCGAGGCGGACGACGCATGAGCGCAGCAGCCACCACCGACACCCCGCGCCCGGTTCCCGAGGACCAGCTCCACACCCGCTCGCCCCGCGGCGAGGAGATCCTGCGGGTCGAGGGGCTGACCAAGCACTTCCCGCTGCGCGGCGGGGTGTTC includes:
- a CDS encoding ABC transporter permease → MSDSSTPRDRGGALPQEIPVNGGAGGAEIATDDARLRTPDEPAVEDPEYHDGSQIVVRSQWQLFRRRFFRHKLAMGSLLFLVVVALVALNAERIAPYGYAEINVIDRSLSPTFENWHLFGTDQLGRDYFSRVIYGTRVSLQVAGVVAILTTLIGTVIGAIAGFYRGWIDAILMRLTDLVVIVPLLAVLLIAAAFLGQGQPMRIAMIIALLVWPTLARIVRGIFLSLREKEYVQAARASGAGDLRIMFRHMLPNTMGPILVNMTLVLASAILLEATLAFLGQGVNPPTPALGLLINEGRSSMQTQWWLVVMPGLAIVAIALAINFVGDGLRDALDPTQQEK
- a CDS encoding ABC transporter ATP-binding protein, which produces MGAEPQFVDAPAADPGVQPLLSIRDLVTEFKTPDGIVHAVDGVSYEVYPGETLGVVGESGSGKSVTVMSVLGLIPQPPGRIVRGEILLEGRNLLELSPKEMRRVRGKDVAMIFQDPMTSLNPVLTVGDQLAEAVLVHDDVSADVARKRVVELLELVGVPNADQRFDQYPHEYSGGMRQRAMIAMAMANRPKILIADEPTTALDVTIQAQVLEVLHKAKEETNAGVVLITHDLGVIAEMADRVVVMYGGRVVEMGTVDEIFHSPKHPYTLGLLSSLPRPDQDMDRLVPIPGQPPSLINLPSGCSFHPRCHLGEGRRTCRTEDPPLFQLGPMRGSACHFHQEMEDEIHRIEDTTGTTIEADDA